Proteins from one Brockia lithotrophica genomic window:
- a CDS encoding Phosphate:acyl-ACP acyltransferase PlsX, which produces MAGGDYAPEAPLEALKRVCGREDFAELEFLLLGDETFLRGALVRQGLASEAGRCRIVHAPEVIANEEEPVRALRRKPNASIARGLELLAAGEADAFLSAGSTGAVMAGGLLKVGRIRGVERPGLAPVFPTADGRGVLVLDVGANVDAKPQHLLDYALLGQTYVRFVLDVQRPRVGLLNVGVEEGKGNALAKEAYRLLSSTPAVNFVGNVEARDVLFGVADVVVTDGFSGNVFLKAVEGTAQFALDALKEALTSTLRARFGALLALPAVKQVLRRFDYKEYGASPLLGLKRPVFKAHGSSDAQAFVAALRTIRRFLAADLQEKLVESLAAGRGEIPPESGSGGDGTGERI; this is translated from the coding sequence GTGGCGGGGGGAGACTACGCGCCGGAGGCTCCTCTGGAAGCTCTGAAGCGGGTGTGCGGGCGAGAGGACTTCGCCGAGCTGGAGTTTCTCCTCCTCGGAGATGAGACGTTTTTGCGCGGGGCGCTCGTCCGGCAGGGGCTCGCTTCGGAGGCGGGGCGCTGCAGGATCGTGCACGCCCCGGAGGTGATCGCCAACGAAGAGGAACCGGTGCGCGCGCTTCGGCGCAAGCCCAACGCGAGCATCGCCCGCGGACTGGAGCTCCTCGCCGCCGGGGAGGCGGACGCCTTTTTGAGTGCGGGGAGTACGGGGGCGGTCATGGCCGGGGGACTGCTCAAGGTAGGGCGAATCCGGGGCGTGGAGCGTCCGGGGCTCGCCCCCGTGTTTCCCACGGCCGACGGCCGTGGCGTCCTCGTCCTGGACGTCGGCGCCAACGTAGACGCGAAGCCCCAACACCTGCTCGACTACGCCCTCCTGGGGCAGACGTACGTTCGCTTCGTCCTCGACGTCCAACGTCCGCGCGTCGGGCTTCTCAACGTGGGTGTGGAAGAAGGGAAGGGGAACGCCCTGGCAAAGGAAGCCTACCGCCTCCTCAGCTCTACGCCTGCGGTGAACTTCGTAGGCAACGTGGAGGCGCGAGACGTACTCTTCGGCGTGGCCGACGTCGTCGTCACGGACGGATTCAGCGGAAACGTCTTCCTCAAGGCGGTGGAGGGAACGGCGCAGTTCGCCCTCGACGCCCTCAAGGAGGCGCTCACGTCCACGCTACGCGCGAGGTTCGGCGCCCTTCTCGCGCTGCCGGCGGTAAAGCAGGTCTTGCGTCGTTTCGACTACAAGGAGTACGGCGCCTCTCCCCTCCTCGGCCTCAAGCGTCCCGTGTTTAAGGCGCACGGATCGAGCGACGCGCAGGCCTTCGTTGCCGCCCTCCGCACGATCCGCCGCTTTCTCGCTGCGGACCTCCAAGAGAAGCTGGTCGAGAGCCTGGCGGCGGGGAGGGGCGAAATCCCCCCCGAATCCGGATCGGGGGGCGACGGGACGGGAGAAAGGATCTGA
- a CDS encoding 3-oxoacyl-[acyl-carrier-protein] synthase, KASIII: MPGPGLQPEVAEAVCGFPRVRVGGERVAVRAGILGTGAYVPEQVLTNFDLERRMDTSDEWIRTRTGIRERRIAREDQAASDLAHPAAEEALRVAGIGPADLDGILVATTTPDHVFPSTAALLQRKLGAWNAWAFDMSAACSGFIYGLAVAASFVESGRARHVLVVGAEVLSRITDWEDRTTAVLFGDGAGAAVVGPVAEGGFLSFVLGADGGGADLLVLPAGGSRLPASRRTVEERQHFLKMNGREVFKFAVRIMAEASEEALRRAGLTKDDLDLLVPHQANYRIIDAAQERFQLPSGKVVVNLDRYGNMSAASTPVALHEAYRAGRLSPGNVVLLVAFGGGLTWAATVLRWSVPSPLGTGEFETATLARGKAEP; this comes from the coding sequence GTGCCCGGTCCGGGCCTGCAACCCGAAGTTGCCGAAGCGGTGTGCGGTTTTCCGAGAGTTCGTGTAGGGGGTGAGCGCGTGGCCGTACGCGCGGGAATTCTTGGGACGGGGGCCTACGTCCCCGAGCAGGTGCTCACGAATTTCGACCTCGAAAGGCGGATGGACACCTCCGACGAGTGGATCCGGACGCGTACGGGGATCCGCGAACGGCGCATCGCCCGGGAAGATCAGGCGGCTTCCGACCTCGCCCATCCTGCGGCGGAAGAGGCGCTCCGAGTGGCGGGAATCGGTCCGGCAGATCTGGACGGGATCCTCGTGGCGACGACGACGCCGGACCACGTGTTCCCCTCTACCGCCGCGCTCCTTCAGCGCAAGCTCGGCGCCTGGAACGCCTGGGCGTTCGACATGTCTGCGGCGTGTTCGGGGTTCATCTACGGCCTCGCCGTCGCCGCCTCCTTCGTCGAGTCCGGTCGGGCGCGCCACGTCCTCGTGGTCGGGGCGGAAGTGCTTTCGCGGATCACGGATTGGGAGGACCGCACTACGGCCGTCCTCTTCGGGGACGGCGCGGGGGCGGCGGTAGTCGGACCGGTGGCCGAAGGCGGGTTCCTCTCATTCGTCTTGGGTGCGGACGGTGGGGGGGCCGACCTCCTCGTACTCCCCGCCGGGGGATCGCGCCTCCCCGCATCCCGTCGAACGGTAGAGGAGCGCCAGCACTTCCTCAAGATGAACGGGCGCGAGGTCTTCAAGTTTGCCGTGCGGATCATGGCGGAAGCTTCGGAGGAGGCGCTTCGGCGCGCGGGGCTTACCAAGGACGACCTCGACCTCCTCGTGCCGCACCAGGCTAACTATCGTATCATCGACGCGGCGCAGGAGCGCTTTCAGCTCCCTTCCGGAAAGGTCGTCGTAAACCTCGACCGGTACGGCAACATGTCGGCCGCCTCGACGCCCGTGGCGTTGCACGAAGCGTACCGCGCTGGTCGCCTTTCTCCGGGAAACGTCGTGCTCCTCGTCGCCTTCGGCGGAGGGCTCACGTGGGCGGCAACCGTTCTTCGCTGGAGCGTTCCTTCCCCGCTGGGGACCGGGGAGTTTGAGACGGCGACGCTTGCGCGGGGGAAGGCGGAGCCGTGA
- a CDS encoding Iron-sulfur cluster-binding protein: protein MWMDLLFPGEKLDVRPGVCLNAKSREVVCDECARACLFGAIRIDVRASAVVSVDPEACTGCAACVGACPTGALMKKGAPDSLAYARRWWDARSEGELPDAAVVVEDAPSAGARGESPPFLACTLSPHGERSSWPVACFLELEPAHFFDAGSVSPSSTASSPPSLPRGGRPASGGADRREDADSASPSRGGPQFRVAVDLLPCRRCPRGVRYEEAEAHLRALEEALRRYGRPVTFVPLAGGSEGGGRGAADASSRPESVPQEAIGRREVFRHLLPPGIRELLAGPQETPPPSASEAAEITASPSRPPAGEEQVSGYGAGRALAKKRLYRGRLSSPPSLRTYRYGEKFALTATLAVGETCDSCDVCARVCPTEALSWRSRSGEAALVLDEERCLGCEKCAVLCPRKAIAVRWNASAPLPERVLVVFEEQTCAGCGRPFRARPGDPERLCSVCRARRLPPDFFAAQFAPRPSR, encoded by the coding sequence GTGTGGATGGACCTCCTCTTTCCGGGAGAAAAGCTCGACGTCCGCCCCGGCGTTTGCCTCAACGCCAAAAGCCGCGAGGTCGTGTGTGACGAGTGTGCACGTGCTTGCCTCTTTGGCGCCATCCGCATCGACGTGCGCGCGTCGGCGGTAGTCTCCGTCGATCCCGAGGCTTGCACGGGCTGCGCGGCTTGCGTGGGGGCTTGTCCGACCGGTGCCCTTATGAAAAAGGGCGCCCCCGATTCTTTGGCGTACGCGCGTCGGTGGTGGGACGCGCGGAGCGAGGGGGAGCTCCCCGACGCCGCGGTCGTCGTGGAGGATGCGCCTTCCGCAGGTGCCCGGGGAGAATCCCCGCCTTTTCTCGCCTGTACCCTTTCTCCCCACGGGGAGCGTTCGTCGTGGCCCGTCGCTTGCTTCCTTGAACTCGAACCGGCGCACTTTTTCGATGCCGGAAGCGTTTCCCCATCGAGTACGGCTTCTTCGCCCCCTTCCCTTCCTCGGGGGGGGAGGCCCGCGTCGGGCGGCGCAGATCGGCGGGAGGACGCCGATTCGGCCTCCCCTTCACGCGGCGGACCGCAGTTTCGCGTGGCCGTCGACCTCCTCCCTTGCCGCCGCTGCCCGCGGGGCGTGCGGTACGAAGAGGCGGAGGCCCACCTCCGCGCCCTCGAGGAGGCCCTTCGCCGCTACGGCCGGCCCGTGACGTTTGTTCCGCTTGCGGGGGGTTCCGAAGGAGGGGGGAGGGGTGCCGCCGACGCATCCTCGAGGCCCGAATCTGTCCCGCAAGAGGCGATCGGGCGCCGGGAGGTGTTTCGCCACCTCCTTCCCCCGGGGATTCGCGAACTCCTCGCGGGGCCGCAGGAAACGCCCCCTCCTTCGGCGAGCGAGGCGGCGGAGATCACCGCGTCTCCGAGCCGTCCTCCCGCCGGGGAAGAGCAGGTGAGCGGATACGGAGCGGGGCGCGCCCTGGCGAAAAAGCGACTCTACCGGGGACGGCTCTCCTCGCCCCCTTCCCTTCGCACGTACCGCTACGGGGAGAAGTTTGCGCTCACGGCCACCCTCGCCGTGGGGGAGACGTGCGACAGTTGCGACGTGTGTGCGCGCGTCTGTCCCACGGAAGCCCTCTCCTGGCGTTCCCGTTCGGGCGAGGCGGCCCTCGTCCTCGACGAAGAGCGCTGCCTGGGATGCGAGAAGTGCGCCGTCCTCTGCCCGCGCAAGGCGATTGCCGTTCGTTGGAATGCGTCTGCACCCCTTCCGGAGCGCGTGCTCGTCGTCTTCGAGGAGCAAACGTGTGCCGGTTGCGGCAGGCCCTTTCGCGCACGCCCCGGAGATCCGGAACGTCTGTGTTCCGTGTGCCGCGCGCGGCGCCTCCCGCCGGACTTCTTTGCCGCTCAGTTCGCCCCGCGCCCGAGCAGGTGA
- a CDS encoding Rhodanese-related sulfurtransferase produces the protein MQRRRTRWILATFVAVLAFALVLVGCGKTQSEIVKPPEDVAKANQPQSVQTCDEQEILPQKVGDDQNAMRSSFNAAYLEPDKVKDELDDYFIVDLRKPEDYDAGHIPGARNIPAADILAKLDTLPKDKPVLVYCYKGQTGALVTADLRSLGYDAHNLSGGFEAWVDAELPVD, from the coding sequence ATGCAGCGGAGACGCACACGTTGGATTCTCGCTACCTTCGTCGCGGTCCTCGCCTTTGCCCTCGTCCTCGTCGGCTGTGGAAAAACCCAAAGCGAAATCGTAAAGCCGCCCGAAGACGTCGCCAAGGCGAACCAGCCGCAATCCGTGCAGACGTGCGACGAGCAGGAAATCCTCCCCCAAAAGGTCGGTGACGACCAGAACGCCATGCGCTCCTCCTTCAACGCCGCCTACCTCGAACCGGACAAGGTCAAAGACGAGCTCGACGACTACTTCATCGTCGACCTTCGGAAACCCGAGGATTACGATGCCGGCCACATCCCGGGCGCCCGCAACATTCCCGCTGCGGACATCCTCGCGAAGCTCGACACGTTGCCTAAAGACAAGCCGGTCCTCGTCTACTGCTACAAGGGGCAAACGGGTGCCCTCGTCACCGCCGACCTCCGCTCCCTCGGCTACGACGCCCACAACCTCTCGGGAGGCTTCGAAGCGTGGGTGGACGCCGAGTTGCCTGTGGATTGA
- a CDS encoding 3-oxoacyl-[acyl-carrier-protein] synthase, KASII, translated as MDHPIGEGEGKPFPLFALSGGGLSRQEPRRRGVVRVSERVVITGMGVVTPIGNDLETFWTNLVAGESGVVRVTDFDLTGYATQIAGTVKGFDPEMWVDAREARRLDRTILFAVAAAKMALRHAELDPGAWDPERVGVVIGSGVGGMGTLEDNFSAFFSRGPRRVSPFFVPMMIANMPAGYVAIELGARGPNFAPVSACATGTHALGLAYELLKANKADVVFAGGAEAAVRPIAFAAFGAARALSTRNDDPPRASRPFDRRRDGFVIGEGAGVLVLERLSVARARGAPILAEVVGFGMSADAYHITAPAPEGRGMAEAMRHALADANLPPEAVDYVNAHGTATEYNDRCETKAIKTVFGEHAYRLLVSSNKSMIGHLLGAAGAVEAAATVMTLRTGIVPPTINLEEPDPELDLDYVPNVARRADVRVALSNSFGFGGQNAVLALRRYDEGDERPEGDGANGADKGSEEEAR; from the coding sequence GTGGACCACCCGATCGGGGAGGGGGAAGGGAAGCCCTTCCCCCTCTTCGCGCTTTCCGGAGGAGGTTTGTCTCGGCAGGAGCCTCGGCGCAGAGGAGTGGTACGTGTGTCGGAACGCGTCGTGATCACGGGGATGGGCGTCGTCACGCCCATTGGGAACGACCTGGAGACCTTCTGGACGAATCTCGTCGCGGGGGAAAGCGGGGTGGTGCGCGTCACGGACTTCGACCTCACGGGGTACGCCACGCAGATCGCGGGCACGGTAAAGGGGTTCGACCCGGAGATGTGGGTGGACGCGCGCGAAGCGCGGCGCCTCGACCGGACGATCCTCTTTGCGGTGGCCGCCGCCAAGATGGCCCTTCGCCACGCGGAGCTCGATCCCGGGGCGTGGGATCCGGAACGCGTGGGCGTCGTCATCGGTTCGGGCGTCGGAGGGATGGGTACCCTCGAAGACAACTTCTCCGCCTTCTTTTCCCGCGGGCCGCGGCGCGTGAGCCCGTTTTTCGTCCCCATGATGATCGCGAACATGCCTGCGGGGTACGTGGCCATCGAACTCGGCGCCCGCGGGCCGAACTTTGCCCCCGTGTCGGCTTGTGCGACGGGGACACACGCCCTCGGGCTCGCGTACGAGCTCCTCAAGGCGAACAAGGCGGACGTCGTCTTCGCCGGCGGAGCGGAGGCGGCCGTGCGGCCGATCGCCTTCGCGGCCTTCGGTGCGGCGCGGGCGCTGTCTACGCGCAACGACGATCCGCCGCGGGCGAGCCGACCGTTCGACCGTCGCCGCGACGGCTTCGTAATCGGAGAAGGCGCGGGGGTGCTCGTCCTCGAGCGCCTGAGCGTCGCCCGTGCCCGCGGCGCCCCCATCCTCGCGGAGGTCGTGGGCTTTGGAATGAGCGCCGATGCCTACCACATCACGGCGCCCGCTCCCGAGGGGCGGGGGATGGCGGAAGCCATGCGCCACGCCCTCGCCGACGCCAACCTCCCGCCGGAAGCCGTAGACTACGTGAACGCCCACGGCACCGCCACGGAGTACAACGACCGGTGCGAGACGAAGGCGATCAAAACCGTCTTCGGCGAGCATGCCTATCGGCTCCTCGTGAGTTCGAACAAGTCGATGATCGGCCACCTCCTCGGAGCGGCGGGTGCCGTGGAAGCCGCGGCGACGGTGATGACGCTCAGGACGGGGATCGTACCGCCGACGATCAACCTCGAGGAGCCCGATCCCGAGCTCGACCTCGACTACGTCCCCAACGTCGCACGCCGCGCGGACGTCCGCGTCGCTTTGTCCAATTCCTTCGGCTTTGGCGGCCAAAACGCGGTCCTCGCCCTCAGGCGCTACGACGAGGGGGACGAGCGCCCCGAAGGCGATGGGGCGAACGGCGCAGACAAGGGTTCGGAGGAGGAAGCCCGGTGA
- a CDS encoding Purine nucleoside phosphorylase, which translates to MDRNSFEGDFSVERSSPGRCAPFERYAVSACLLGVRCRYDGGTNLREPLLDLVRQGKAIPVCPEQLGGLPTPRIPAEIEGGDARAVWEGRAAVRNAAGEDVTSSFLRGAEETLRLARMFGARAAILKERSPSCGVREVYDGTFQRRLISGMGVAAYYLAQNGLEVLSDEEFPAGASSEGG; encoded by the coding sequence GTGGACCGAAACTCTTTCGAGGGGGATTTTTCCGTGGAGCGGTCGTCGCCGGGGAGGTGTGCGCCTTTCGAGCGCTACGCCGTGAGCGCCTGTCTTTTGGGCGTTCGCTGTCGCTACGACGGAGGGACGAACCTCCGGGAGCCCCTGCTCGATCTCGTTCGGCAGGGGAAAGCGATACCCGTGTGCCCCGAACAACTCGGCGGCCTCCCCACGCCACGCATTCCCGCAGAAATCGAGGGGGGAGATGCGCGGGCGGTGTGGGAAGGCCGAGCCGCCGTGCGGAATGCGGCGGGAGAAGACGTCACGTCGTCGTTCCTCCGCGGAGCCGAGGAAACGCTGCGCCTCGCCCGGATGTTCGGTGCTCGGGCGGCGATTCTCAAGGAAAGGAGCCCTTCCTGCGGCGTGCGCGAGGTCTACGACGGGACATTTCAACGTCGTCTCATTTCCGGCATGGGGGTTGCCGCCTACTACCTCGCGCAGAACGGTCTCGAAGTCCTTTCCGACGAAGAATTTCCCGCAGGAGCTTCCTCAGAGGGCGGCTGA
- a CDS encoding Acyl carrier protein gives MSDELFEKIKGVIVERLNVEPDQVRPESRFREDLKADSLDLVELVMELEDAFGLEISDEDAEKIQTVQDVIDYIEAHHKG, from the coding sequence ATGAGCGACGAACTCTTCGAGAAGATCAAGGGCGTGATCGTCGAACGCCTCAACGTGGAACCCGACCAGGTTCGGCCGGAGTCGCGCTTCCGCGAAGACCTCAAGGCGGACTCCCTGGACCTCGTAGAACTCGTCATGGAGCTCGAAGACGCCTTCGGCCTTGAGATTTCGGACGAAGACGCCGAGAAGATCCAGACCGTGCAGGACGTGATCGACTATATTGAGGCGCATCACAAGGGCTGA
- a CDS encoding 3-oxoacyl-[acyl-carrier protein] reductase, whose amino-acid sequence MELAERVALVTGASRGIGRAIALELARGGARVLVVYRGRRDAAEAVVEEIRGLGSEAFAEQGDVARPEEAERLVSLALDRFGRLDILVNNAGITRDNLLLRMKDEEWEEVLRTNLSGPFYLMRAAAKHMMRARRGRIVNIASVVGLVGNPGQANYAAAKAGLIGLTKAAAKELASRGITVNAVAPGYIQTDMTESLPEAAKEALLRLIPAGRFGSPEDVARAVRFLAGDDAAYITGHVLVVDGGMVT is encoded by the coding sequence GTGGAGCTTGCCGAGAGGGTCGCCCTCGTCACCGGTGCCTCGCGGGGGATCGGGCGGGCGATCGCCCTCGAACTCGCCCGGGGCGGGGCACGCGTTCTCGTCGTCTACCGCGGTCGGCGGGATGCGGCGGAAGCCGTGGTGGAGGAAATCCGCGGCCTGGGTTCGGAAGCCTTTGCGGAGCAAGGGGATGTGGCCCGACCCGAAGAGGCCGAACGGCTCGTCTCCCTCGCCTTGGATCGCTTTGGGCGCCTGGATATCCTCGTGAATAACGCGGGGATCACGCGCGACAACCTCCTCCTGCGCATGAAGGACGAGGAGTGGGAGGAGGTGCTCCGGACGAACCTTTCGGGGCCTTTCTACCTCATGCGCGCCGCGGCAAAGCACATGATGCGTGCGCGCCGCGGGCGCATCGTAAACATCGCGAGCGTCGTCGGCCTCGTGGGCAATCCGGGTCAGGCAAACTACGCCGCGGCGAAGGCCGGACTCATCGGGCTCACCAAGGCGGCGGCGAAGGAGCTCGCGAGCCGCGGGATCACCGTAAACGCCGTAGCCCCGGGGTACATCCAGACGGACATGACGGAGTCGCTTCCCGAGGCGGCTAAGGAGGCCCTCCTCCGCCTGATCCCCGCGGGGCGGTTCGGTTCTCCCGAGGATGTGGCGCGTGCCGTCCGCTTTTTGGCCGGAGACGACGCCGCGTACATCACCGGGCACGTTCTCGTCGTCGACGGGGGCATGGTCACGTAG
- a CDS encoding Malonyl CoA-acyl carrier protein transacylase, translating into MSRDLSLPSVAYVFPGQGAQKVGMGRDLWEALPWARERFRLAEDLTGISLAEVVLRGPEAELTETVVLQPALFLVETLLFDALRDLGAPPPVVVAGHSLGEYAALYAAGVLDFAQGIRLTHARGLAMAEAARQNPGTMAAVVGLSPEVVESVCREVSALGEAFGVEAANLNSPEQVVISGRAAGVEEASRRLLALGAPRVVPLRVAGPFHSSYMATAQKELGRVLREVALREPSVPVLVNAWARPVRSAAELREALLEQLVRPVRWVDAVRALRALGVETIVEVGPRSVLTGLVRETDPGFSLYNVASLAGAQVVAGRLRSANDVEEDA; encoded by the coding sequence GTGAGCCGCGACCTTTCCCTCCCTTCCGTCGCCTACGTCTTTCCCGGCCAGGGTGCGCAGAAGGTGGGGATGGGGCGAGACCTCTGGGAGGCGCTTCCGTGGGCACGCGAGCGCTTCCGCCTGGCGGAGGACCTTACGGGGATTTCCCTCGCGGAGGTCGTCCTCCGCGGTCCCGAAGCGGAGCTCACGGAGACCGTCGTCCTCCAGCCGGCGCTTTTCCTCGTGGAGACTCTCCTCTTCGACGCCCTTCGGGATCTCGGCGCCCCTCCCCCCGTCGTGGTCGCCGGTCACAGCCTGGGCGAGTACGCGGCGCTCTACGCCGCCGGCGTCCTCGACTTCGCCCAGGGAATTCGCCTCACGCACGCGCGGGGGTTGGCGATGGCGGAGGCGGCGCGGCAAAATCCGGGGACGATGGCCGCCGTGGTCGGCCTTTCGCCGGAAGTTGTGGAGTCCGTGTGCCGAGAGGTGAGCGCCCTCGGCGAAGCGTTCGGCGTGGAGGCGGCCAATTTGAATTCCCCGGAGCAGGTGGTCATCTCCGGGCGTGCGGCGGGCGTGGAGGAAGCGAGCCGCCGCCTCCTTGCGCTCGGCGCGCCGCGCGTCGTCCCCCTCCGCGTTGCAGGTCCTTTCCACTCGTCCTACATGGCGACGGCCCAAAAGGAGCTGGGACGGGTCCTTCGCGAGGTCGCCCTGAGGGAGCCTTCGGTGCCCGTCCTCGTGAACGCCTGGGCACGTCCCGTGCGAAGCGCTGCGGAGCTTCGGGAGGCGCTTCTCGAACAGCTCGTTCGCCCCGTGCGCTGGGTGGATGCGGTCCGCGCCCTCCGCGCCCTCGGCGTGGAAACGATCGTGGAAGTGGGCCCGCGGAGCGTCCTCACGGGGCTCGTGCGCGAGACGGATCCCGGGTTTTCTCTGTACAACGTCGCCTCGCTGGCAGGAGCGCAGGTCGTCGCGGGTCGTCTTCGGAGCGCGAACGACGTGGAGGAAGACGCGTAA
- a CDS encoding LSU ribosomal protein L32p: MAVPFHRTSKTKKRLRRTHYKLELPGLVRCEQCGEYKLPHRVCPHCGYYRGVRVLDTDDEE, translated from the coding sequence GTGGCCGTACCGTTTCATAGGACTTCGAAGACGAAGAAGCGCCTCCGCCGCACGCACTACAAGTTGGAGCTTCCCGGGCTCGTGCGTTGCGAGCAGTGCGGCGAGTACAAGCTTCCCCACCGCGTCTGCCCCCACTGTGGGTACTACAGGGGAGTGCGCGTCCTGGACACGGATGACGAAGAATAA
- a CDS encoding Ribonuclease III: protein MSGGWEDPTPSVDALLGRLAAWGIAARDRALFREALTHASYAHDWEETAEAPPDNERLEFLGDAVLELLVSEFLFHLVPPLSEGEMTKLRAQIVREESLVLYARELGLQEYLLLGRSEEFSGGRERPSILADAFEAVIGAVYLDAGLEAARRLLDVLVFPRVKRGEFRLDQDYKSLLQEIVQRYGTQYALSYEIVEESGPAHNRRFVAVVLLNGREIGQGAGRSKKEAEQQAAREALERVEAYLEAGDEGEG, encoded by the coding sequence GTGAGTGGAGGGTGGGAAGACCCGACGCCGAGCGTCGACGCCCTTCTCGGACGCCTAGCCGCATGGGGGATCGCGGCCCGCGATCGCGCGCTCTTCCGCGAGGCCCTCACGCACGCCTCCTACGCCCACGACTGGGAGGAAACGGCGGAAGCGCCGCCGGACAACGAACGCCTCGAGTTTCTCGGCGACGCCGTCCTCGAACTCCTCGTTTCCGAATTCCTCTTCCACCTCGTCCCTCCCCTTTCCGAAGGGGAAATGACGAAGCTGCGGGCACAGATCGTACGCGAGGAGTCTCTCGTCCTCTACGCCCGCGAGCTCGGGTTGCAGGAGTACCTCCTCCTCGGACGCAGCGAGGAGTTTTCCGGAGGACGCGAACGCCCTTCGATCCTCGCCGACGCCTTCGAGGCGGTGATCGGGGCCGTATACCTGGACGCCGGACTTGAGGCGGCGCGGCGCCTCTTGGACGTCCTCGTCTTTCCACGCGTGAAGCGCGGGGAGTTTCGCCTCGACCAGGACTACAAGAGCCTGCTTCAGGAAATCGTCCAACGCTACGGGACGCAGTACGCTCTGAGTTACGAGATCGTCGAAGAAAGCGGCCCCGCCCACAACCGCCGTTTCGTCGCCGTCGTCCTCCTGAACGGCAGGGAAATCGGCCAGGGAGCGGGAAGATCCAAGAAAGAGGCGGAACAACAGGCGGCTCGCGAAGCCTTGGAACGTGTGGAGGCGTACCTCGAGGCGGGGGACGAAGGGGAGGGGTGA
- a CDS encoding Zinc ABC transporter, periplasmic-binding protein ZnuA, translating into MDVYELVPPGQVPHGFEPSPKDLQKVADASLFFYNGAGMEAAWIQRALENVDSQKTKVVEVAQGLELIQRATGNQQEGTTQGGAQGQVAPHFWTSRNMIEIAKRFTEALVAVDPAHKAEYEKKRDAYIASLEALDKDFRNLANEARYGEFYVSRPPFSYIAKEYGLKQISIAGLLGMEGAPTARQIQRVVEQIEASGVLAVGSIYGTKDDVAETVAREAGVEVVPLYAFGTVTKEQFEKGVTYQDLFRANMEGFAKLLGAKAK; encoded by the coding sequence GTGGACGTGTACGAGCTCGTGCCCCCTGGGCAGGTACCGCACGGCTTTGAGCCCTCGCCCAAAGATCTCCAAAAGGTAGCCGACGCAAGCCTGTTCTTCTACAACGGCGCAGGTATGGAAGCCGCGTGGATTCAGCGGGCTCTCGAGAACGTCGACTCCCAAAAGACCAAGGTTGTGGAAGTCGCGCAGGGTCTCGAACTCATCCAGCGCGCCACGGGCAATCAGCAAGAAGGGACCACCCAAGGAGGGGCGCAGGGACAGGTCGCCCCCCACTTTTGGACGTCCCGCAACATGATCGAGATCGCCAAGCGGTTCACGGAGGCGCTCGTGGCGGTCGATCCCGCGCACAAGGCGGAGTACGAGAAGAAGCGCGATGCCTACATCGCCTCACTCGAAGCCCTGGATAAGGACTTCCGAAACCTCGCGAACGAGGCGAGGTACGGGGAGTTTTACGTCTCTCGGCCCCCGTTTTCCTACATCGCCAAGGAGTACGGGCTCAAGCAGATCTCCATCGCCGGACTTTTGGGAATGGAGGGAGCGCCTACGGCGCGACAGATACAAAGGGTCGTCGAGCAAATCGAGGCGAGCGGTGTCCTCGCCGTCGGTTCGATCTACGGAACCAAGGATGACGTGGCGGAAACCGTGGCCCGCGAGGCCGGCGTCGAAGTCGTCCCTCTGTACGCGTTCGGAACGGTGACCAAGGAGCAGTTCGAAAAGGGCGTCACGTACCAAGATCTGTTCCGCGCAAATATGGAAGGATTTGCTAAGCTCTTGGGCGCGAAGGCGAAGTAA
- a CDS encoding Transcription factor fapR: MRRGRSRREERRAQLVRLLEEDPFLTDDELARRFGVSVQTIRLDRHALGIPEMRARVSRVAQGEVASLRSLVEEDLFGVLEELRLEERGRSHLAVERVHTFRHADIARGHILFAQANSLAVALVDAPLAVTVSASVRFLRPARVGDRLVAQAEVVLRDGPRRRVRVVTEALRPEGVRETVFSGEFVVQEISHARGDRS; the protein is encoded by the coding sequence GTGCGCCGGGGGCGATCCCGCCGCGAGGAGCGGCGGGCGCAGCTCGTACGCCTTCTCGAGGAAGATCCCTTCCTCACGGACGACGAACTCGCCCGGCGCTTCGGAGTGAGCGTGCAGACGATCCGCCTCGATCGTCACGCCCTCGGGATCCCCGAGATGCGCGCGCGCGTGAGCCGGGTAGCCCAAGGAGAAGTCGCCTCCCTCCGCTCTCTCGTGGAAGAGGACCTCTTTGGCGTTTTGGAGGAGCTTCGGCTCGAGGAACGGGGGCGTTCGCACCTCGCGGTGGAACGCGTCCACACCTTTCGCCACGCGGACATCGCCCGCGGGCACATCCTCTTTGCGCAGGCGAATTCTCTCGCCGTGGCGCTCGTCGATGCCCCCCTCGCCGTCACGGTTTCTGCGAGCGTCCGCTTTCTTCGCCCCGCCCGTGTGGGGGATCGCCTCGTGGCGCAGGCGGAAGTAGTCCTCCGCGACGGGCCGCGCCGGCGAGTCCGCGTCGTCACGGAGGCTCTGCGACCGGAGGGCGTGCGGGAAACCGTGTTTTCCGGAGAGTTCGTCGTGCAGGAGATTTCCCATGCGCGGGGGGACCGGTCGTGA